The Methylocystis bryophila genome contains the following window.
GATCGACCGGCTTTTGAAAGCAGCGAAATGCGCCCTGTTCCTCGCCCGTCTGCTTGAGCCGAGCGTTCATGAGTCCACTGATTATGATGGCGGGCATTCGCATTCCCATGCGCAGTTTGCGAATTTCGCATAAGAGCTCGATCCCGCTCATTTGCGGCATGTTCAGATCGGTCACGATGCAACCGAAGGCGTCGTTCTTAAGTGTGTTGA
Protein-coding sequences here:
- a CDS encoding response regulator transcription factor, giving the protein MSAIQTIHVIDDDAMIRISLQAVLEAAGYIVQVHESAWAFLNTLKNDAFGCIVTDLNMPQMSGIELLCEIRKLRMGMRMPAIIISGLMNARLKQTGEEQGAFRCFQKPVDLDALLAAIHAALVHTYGADENSALCD